In Fusobacterium hwasookii, a single window of DNA contains:
- a CDS encoding helix-turn-helix transcriptional regulator — MNKLVFKSKDNKMIFHPGYLIKNIMDEEGKDTKSMVQLLGLTEKEITSLINAEINITDDMIDRIVKNYGTSKELWKNFQNKYDLKMKELKENSVVFNFERENEISSDIANNILNNVSERLFIA; from the coding sequence ATGAATAAGTTAGTTTTTAAATCAAAAGATAACAAGATGATTTTTCACCCAGGATATTTAATCAAAAATATAATGGATGAAGAAGGGAAAGATACAAAAAGTATGGTACAGTTATTAGGTTTAACAGAAAAGGAAATCACAAGTCTTATAAATGCTGAAATAAATATAACTGATGATATGATAGATAGAATTGTCAAAAACTATGGAACATCAAAAGAACTATGGAAAAATTTTCAAAATAAATATGATTTAAAAATGAAAGAACTTAAAGAAAATTCTGTAGTTTTTAATTTTGAAAGAGAAAATGAAATCAGTTCAGACATAGCAAATAATATATTAAATAATGTTTCTGAAAGGCTATTTATAGCATAA
- a CDS encoding O-antigen ligase family protein, producing MKVNLVKYNTFILCIYLNFFIVMTFLTKYEISYYSVYPFLLLIYFLPLILKIFDRKIGKFKIEKKVIFTLLYFSVIFLNLFYYKSTDYFLSSFKLIFSSLVAAYFANLKVSLKLLKKYIKYFLILHLIILLYVLTNKELYLNMRMDYMVFGYDCLFITMFFGYFYKETLKLKYLFLLIFGNILLFMFGSRFTFLLGSVGTLIFLYSSKKKWIKFLIFLGVILLPIIYFNLEFLLKSVITVFNRYNISIESVERLAESLDNFNAGGGILADRLIWYRETFEIIKENLLFGVGILGYDGKISNMLYNGDGTFYPHNIFLEILLHFGIFGFLIFILVIILIFRNVYINKKQGKKLESIEIVFIIMSLGLLLSSSYLRSIWFYFAILIPFNKSYYKIK from the coding sequence GTGAAAGTTAATTTAGTTAAGTATAATACTTTTATTCTATGTATATATTTGAATTTTTTTATTGTTATGACTTTCTTAACAAAATATGAAATTAGCTATTATTCTGTTTATCCATTCCTACTACTAATTTATTTTCTACCACTTATATTAAAAATATTTGATAGAAAAATAGGTAAATTTAAAATAGAAAAAAAAGTAATATTTACTTTATTATATTTTAGTGTAATTTTTTTAAATCTATTTTATTATAAATCAACAGATTACTTTTTATCAAGTTTTAAACTAATATTTTCTTCTTTAGTAGCAGCATATTTTGCAAATTTAAAAGTATCATTAAAACTTTTAAAAAAATATATAAAATATTTTTTAATATTACATTTAATAATTTTACTTTATGTTTTAACAAATAAAGAATTATATCTTAATATGAGAATGGACTATATGGTCTTTGGATATGATTGCTTATTTATAACCATGTTTTTTGGATATTTTTATAAAGAAACATTGAAACTTAAATATTTATTTTTATTGATTTTTGGAAATATATTATTGTTTATGTTTGGTTCAAGATTTACTTTTCTTTTAGGAAGTGTAGGAACTTTAATATTCTTATATAGTTCAAAAAAGAAATGGATAAAATTTTTAATTTTTTTAGGAGTAATCTTACTACCAATTATTTATTTTAATTTAGAGTTTCTTTTAAAAAGTGTGATTACAGTATTCAATAGATATAATATATCTATTGAATCTGTAGAGAGATTAGCTGAATCATTAGATAATTTTAATGCTGGAGGGGGAATATTAGCTGATAGACTAATTTGGTATAGGGAAACTTTTGAAATTATAAAAGAAAATTTACTATTTGGTGTAGGAATTTTAGGATATGATGGAAAAATTTCAAATATGTTATATAATGGAGATGGGACTTTTTATCCCCACAATATATTCTTAGAAATTTTACTTCATTTTGGAATATTTGGATTTTTAATTTTTATTTTAGTAATTATTTTAATCTTTAGAAATGTTTATATAAATAAAAAACAAGGGAAAAAATTGGAAAGTATAGAAATTGTTTTTATAATAATGTCTTTGGGATTATTGCTTTCAAGTTCATATCTTCGTAGTATATGGTTTTATTTTGCAATATTGATTCCTTTTAATAAGTCATATTATAAAATAAAATAA
- a CDS encoding dTDP-glucose 4,6-dehydratase — protein MKTYLVTGAAGFIGANFLKYILKKHKDINVIVVDSLTYAGNLGTIKEELKDSRVKFEKVDIRDRKEIERVFTENNVDYVVNFAAESHVDRSIENPQIFLETNILGTQNLLDNAKKAWTVSKDKDGYPIYREGIKYLQVSTDEVYGSLSKDYDEPIELIIDDEDVKKVVKNRKNLKTYGNKFFTEESPADPRSPYSASKTGADHIVIAYGETYKLPINITRCSNNYGPYHFPEKLIPLMIKNILEGKKLPVYGKGDNVRDWLYVEDHCKGIDLVLREAKVGEIYNIGGFNEEKNINIVKLVIDILKEEIINNDEYKKVLKTDISNISCGLITYVQDRLGHDMRYAIDPSKIAKDLGWYPETDFETGIRKTIKWYLENQDWVNEVISGDYQKYYERMYGNR, from the coding sequence ATGAAAACATATCTTGTAACAGGAGCTGCAGGCTTTATAGGGGCAAATTTTTTAAAATATATCTTAAAGAAACATAAAGATATAAATGTTATTGTTGTAGATTCATTAACTTATGCTGGGAATCTAGGAACAATAAAAGAAGAATTAAAAGATAGTAGAGTTAAATTTGAAAAAGTTGATATTAGAGATAGAAAAGAAATAGAAAGAGTATTCACTGAAAATAATGTAGATTATGTTGTTAACTTTGCAGCAGAATCTCATGTTGATAGATCTATAGAAAATCCACAAATATTCTTAGAAACAAATATACTAGGAACTCAAAATTTGTTAGATAATGCTAAGAAGGCTTGGACAGTATCAAAAGATAAAGATGGTTATCCAATATATAGAGAAGGGATAAAATATTTACAAGTTTCCACTGATGAAGTATATGGAAGTTTATCAAAAGATTATGATGAACCTATAGAACTTATAATTGATGATGAAGATGTTAAGAAAGTTGTAAAAAATAGAAAAAATTTAAAAACTTATGGAAATAAATTCTTTACAGAAGAAAGCCCAGCAGATCCTAGAAGCCCTTATTCAGCTTCTAAAACAGGAGCAGACCATATAGTTATAGCTTATGGAGAAACATATAAGTTACCAATAAATATAACAAGATGTTCAAATAATTATGGACCTTACCATTTTCCTGAAAAATTAATACCTTTAATGATAAAAAATATTTTAGAAGGTAAAAAGCTTCCGGTATATGGAAAAGGAGATAATGTAAGAGATTGGCTATATGTTGAAGATCATTGTAAAGGAATAGACTTAGTTTTAAGAGAAGCAAAAGTTGGAGAAATATATAATATTGGAGGTTTCAATGAAGAGAAAAATATAAACATAGTTAAATTAGTAATAGACATATTAAAAGAAGAAATTATTAATAATGATGAATATAAGAAAGTTTTAAAAACAGATATATCAAATATTAGCTGTGGTTTAATAACTTATGTACAAGATAGATTAGGACATGATATGAGATATGCAATAGATCCATCTAAGATAGCAAAAGATTTAGGTTGGTATCCAGAAACAGACTTTGAAACAGGAATAAGAAAGACAATTAAGTGGTATTTAGAAAATCAAGACTGGGTAAATGAGGTAATATCAGGTGATTATCAAAAATACTATGAAAGAATGTATGGAAATAGATAA
- a CDS encoding lipopolysaccharide biosynthesis protein, whose protein sequence is MLKLLKKITNTSIIKNISLLTVGTVLSMTVSLLFEPLLKKLYEPEDFGRLSLFLRLFNTLIILYSGCYEMAIIVTKKDREAKDIVRGNILLSILFTIFFESIFLILLYFKLISSEYFIIIFLPFATLFYSIGTSFNNYMLRNEKYNRIFVNKLVRKLGEITFQILGKTVFKLNIGLIVANTIGNFFFMLYNFKFCCIKIYFNIKNIKKVFKKYIEFPKYYLLPQLYNTLSFSLLDFTIFAKFSLKEVGYLELTNKILQIPSALLGESVKNVLLQITSKKINNKESIKKDFLYSSLFLFIIGVIYFIVIFFLGPWLFKLIFGIKWEKSGIYAKYLIGTITSTFIVSSLSAVLLSLEKIKENSIWQIVKTTTILILCFFSYSSVESFIKIYTIFNIFLYLIYFILILLKILQYERGLSES, encoded by the coding sequence ATGTTAAAATTATTGAAAAAAATAACTAATACAAGTATTATTAAAAATATATCTTTATTGACAGTGGGAACAGTGTTGTCAATGACTGTATCTTTATTATTTGAACCTTTATTAAAAAAATTGTATGAACCAGAAGATTTTGGGAGATTAAGTCTTTTTTTAAGACTATTTAATACTTTGATAATATTGTATTCAGGTTGTTATGAAATGGCAATAATAGTTACTAAAAAAGATAGAGAAGCTAAAGATATAGTAAGAGGTAATATTTTATTGAGTATTCTTTTTACAATTTTTTTTGAAAGTATCTTTTTAATTTTATTATATTTTAAATTAATTTCTTCTGAATATTTTATTATTATTTTTCTTCCTTTTGCGACATTATTTTATTCAATTGGAACTTCTTTTAATAATTATATGTTAAGAAATGAGAAATATAATAGGATATTTGTAAATAAATTAGTAAGAAAATTGGGAGAAATAACATTTCAAATTTTAGGAAAAACTGTTTTTAAGTTGAATATAGGCTTAATTGTAGCAAATACAATTGGAAACTTCTTTTTTATGTTATATAACTTCAAATTTTGTTGTATTAAAATATATTTTAATATTAAAAATATAAAGAAAGTATTTAAAAAATATATAGAATTTCCTAAATATTATTTACTGCCACAATTATATAATACTTTATCTTTTAGTTTGCTAGATTTTACTATTTTTGCAAAATTTTCATTAAAAGAAGTAGGGTATTTGGAGTTAACAAATAAAATTTTGCAGATTCCTTCAGCTTTACTAGGAGAATCAGTTAAAAATGTTTTATTACAGATAACTTCAAAAAAAATTAACAATAAAGAAAGTATAAAGAAAGATTTTTTATATAGTTCCTTATTTTTATTTATTATAGGAGTAATTTATTTTATTGTAATTTTTTTTCTGGGACCTTGGTTATTTAAATTAATTTTTGGAATAAAATGGGAAAAATCAGGGATTTATGCAAAATATTTAATAGGAACTATTACAAGTACATTTATAGTAAGTTCACTTAGTGCTGTATTATTATCATTAGAAAAAATCAAGGAAAATTCAATATGGCAAATAGTTAAAACAACAACAATATTAATTTTATGTTTTTTTAGCTACTCATCAGTTGAAAGTTTTATAAAAATATATACAATATTTAATATTTTCTTATATTTGATATACTTTATATTAATTTTATTAAAAATTTTACAATATGAAAGGGGATTAAGTGAAAGTTAA
- a CDS encoding UDP-3-O-(3-hydroxymyristoyl)glucosamine N-acyltransferase, with product MKLSELNFGIVEKDGEFNWLGLTAENYEGKKVLTFLNNEKYIKELKKNKSITAIFTTLEIAKKLKGCNYALLIVENPRKEFFKLHNNLYIQNFYFKESKNIISEKAKISEKASIADYNVIIEDNVVIEADVTIYENVTIKRNSIIRSGSRIGGPACEFSRFENEVLEVFSAGTVLIDENVEVQNNVCIDKGVFDQTYIGKNVKIDNLVHIAHDVKIYENTLIIACSFIGGRTRILKNSLIGPNCTIKNGLLLGENSRVTMGAVVIMNVRNNEIVSGNFAIPHDQFMKKI from the coding sequence ATGAAATTATCAGAGTTAAATTTTGGTATAGTAGAAAAAGATGGTGAATTTAATTGGTTAGGACTTACAGCAGAAAACTATGAAGGAAAAAAAGTTTTAACTTTCTTAAATAATGAAAAATATATAAAAGAATTAAAAAAAAATAAGTCAATAACAGCTATTTTTACTACATTAGAGATAGCTAAGAAATTAAAAGGTTGTAATTATGCTCTACTTATTGTAGAGAATCCAAGAAAAGAATTTTTTAAATTACACAATAATTTATATATCCAAAATTTTTATTTTAAGGAAAGCAAAAATATAATTTCTGAGAAAGCAAAGATTTCTGAAAAAGCAAGTATTGCTGACTATAATGTTATTATAGAAGATAATGTAGTTATAGAGGCAGATGTAACAATATATGAAAATGTTACAATAAAAAGAAATTCAATAATTCGTTCAGGAAGTAGAATAGGAGGACCTGCATGTGAGTTTTCAAGATTTGAAAATGAAGTATTAGAAGTATTCTCTGCTGGAACTGTTTTAATAGATGAGAATGTTGAAGTTCAAAATAATGTATGTATAGATAAAGGTGTATTTGATCAAACATATATAGGAAAAAATGTAAAAATAGATAATTTAGTTCATATTGCACATGATGTTAAGATATATGAAAATACTCTTATTATAGCTTGTTCTTTTATAGGTGGAAGGACAAGAATTTTAAAAAATTCTTTAATAGGACCTAATTGTACTATAAAGAATGGATTATTATTAGGAGAAAATTCAAGAGTCACAATGGGAGCTGTTGTTATAATGAATGTAAGAAATAATGAAATTGTTAGTGGAAATTTTGCAATTCCACATGATCAATTTATGAAAAAAATTTAA
- a CDS encoding DegT/DnrJ/EryC1/StrS family aminotransferase — translation MKISLLNLKRQYSYLKKNIEMAISEILDGGAYINGPQTKKFEKRMEEYLGVKHAIGIGNGTDALVIALEALGIGRGDEVITSPFTFFATAEAISVVGAKPVFVDVRLEDFNIDENKIEKAITSKTKAIMPVHIFGTPANMDKINEIAKKNNLYVIEDACQAIGAKYKGEMIGSLSDIACFSFFPTKNLGTYGDGGLITTNNDNLATICRALKAHGSGENGEIAYNLLNNIEEEVKLDNQTDDTVYNPKKYYNYLIGHNSRLDELHAGILNVKLNYLDEWNKKRNDIAKYYDKNLDDKKYKKMKLKENNFNVYHMYIIQTKNREELTKKLDETGIAYGVYYPVPLHLQKVYKNLGYKEGDLPNAEYLSKRTLAIPVDPELTEEEKEYIVKFLNNLEL, via the coding sequence ATGAAAATATCTTTACTAAATTTAAAAAGACAATATAGTTATTTAAAAAAAAATATAGAAATGGCTATTTCTGAAATTTTAGATGGAGGAGCATATATAAATGGACCTCAAACTAAAAAGTTTGAAAAAAGAATGGAAGAATATCTAGGAGTTAAACATGCAATAGGAATAGGAAATGGAACAGATGCTTTAGTTATAGCTTTAGAAGCATTAGGAATAGGTAGAGGAGATGAAGTTATAACAAGTCCTTTTACATTCTTTGCAACTGCTGAGGCTATATCAGTTGTTGGAGCAAAACCAGTTTTTGTTGATGTGAGGTTAGAAGATTTTAATATTGATGAAAATAAAATAGAAAAAGCTATAACTTCTAAAACAAAAGCTATTATGCCAGTTCATATTTTTGGAACACCAGCAAATATGGATAAAATAAATGAAATAGCAAAGAAAAATAATTTATATGTAATAGAGGATGCTTGTCAAGCAATTGGAGCAAAATATAAAGGAGAAATGATAGGTTCACTTTCTGATATAGCTTGTTTTTCATTTTTCCCAACAAAAAATTTAGGAACTTATGGGGATGGTGGGTTAATAACTACAAATAATGATAATCTTGCAACTATTTGTAGAGCTTTAAAAGCTCATGGAAGTGGAGAAAATGGAGAAATAGCATATAATCTACTTAATAATATAGAAGAAGAAGTAAAGTTAGATAATCAAACAGATGATACAGTTTATAATCCAAAGAAGTATTATAATTATTTAATAGGTCATAATTCAAGATTAGATGAATTACATGCAGGAATACTTAATGTTAAATTGAATTATTTAGATGAATGGAATAAAAAAAGAAATGATATTGCAAAATATTATGATAAAAATTTAGATGATAAAAAATATAAGAAAATGAAGTTAAAAGAGAATAATTTTAATGTTTATCATATGTATATTATTCAAACTAAGAATAGAGAGGAGTTAACTAAAAAATTAGATGAAACAGGGATAGCTTATGGAGTATATTATCCGGTACCTTTACATTTACAAAAGGTATATAAAAATTTAGGATATAAAGAAGGAGACTTACCAAATGCAGAATATCTATCTAAAAGAACACTTGCAATTCCTGTTGATCCTGAGTTAACTGAAGAAGAAAAAGAATATATTGTAAAATTCTTAAATAATTTGGAATTATAG
- a CDS encoding Gfo/Idh/MocA family protein — protein sequence MLNFAIVGCGRIANKIVDGIVSNSKKAKLVAICDILEDKMDQIEKRYIEKTNIKNEIVKNSNYKELLGKVKVDVVIVPTESGYHEEIGLYFLENRVNVIIEKPIAMSIQGAQKLVDKAKEKKLKLAACHQNRFNYPIQLLKKAIQENRLGKIFNGMARILWTRDDNYYLQAPWRGTWALDGGTLMNQCIHNIDLINWMMDDEIDTVYSQTSNYIRNIEAEDYGVIIIRYKSGKIATIEGSAIIYPKNLEETLTVTGEKGTVVIGGMAVNKINTWRVEGDSEEEYLSIDCGDPNSVYGYGHEALYKDFIEAIEENREPLVNGIAGLNAVKIILAAYKSQKTGAVIKFDEFNKFSTIDMVK from the coding sequence ATGTTGAATTTTGCAATAGTAGGTTGTGGTAGAATAGCTAATAAGATAGTAGATGGAATTGTTAGCAATTCAAAAAAGGCTAAATTAGTTGCAATTTGTGATATTTTAGAGGATAAAATGGACCAAATTGAAAAGAGATATATAGAGAAAACTAATATAAAAAATGAAATAGTAAAAAATTCTAATTATAAAGAATTATTAGGTAAAGTAAAAGTAGATGTTGTAATAGTACCAACTGAAAGTGGCTATCATGAAGAGATTGGACTTTATTTTTTAGAAAATAGAGTTAATGTTATTATTGAAAAACCAATAGCTATGTCTATTCAAGGTGCACAAAAATTAGTAGATAAAGCAAAAGAAAAAAAATTAAAGTTAGCTGCTTGTCATCAAAATAGATTTAATTATCCTATTCAGCTTTTAAAAAAAGCAATACAAGAAAATAGATTAGGTAAAATATTTAATGGAATGGCAAGAATATTATGGACAAGAGATGATAATTATTATTTGCAAGCTCCTTGGAGAGGGACTTGGGCTTTAGATGGTGGAACTCTAATGAATCAATGTATCCATAATATAGACTTAATAAATTGGATGATGGATGATGAGATAGATACAGTTTATTCACAAACTTCAAATTATATTAGAAATATAGAAGCGGAAGATTATGGTGTTATTATAATCAGATATAAATCAGGTAAAATAGCAACTATTGAAGGAAGTGCAATAATATATCCTAAAAATCTTGAAGAAACTTTAACTGTGACTGGTGAAAAAGGGACAGTAGTTATTGGTGGAATGGCAGTTAATAAAATAAATACTTGGAGAGTAGAAGGGGATAGTGAAGAAGAATACCTATCTATTGATTGTGGAGATCCTAACTCAGTTTATGGATATGGACATGAAGCATTATATAAAGATTTCATAGAAGCAATAGAAGAAAATAGAGAACCTCTAGTTAATGGAATAGCAGGATTAAATGCAGTAAAAATAATACTGGCAGCTTATAAATCTCAAAAAACTGGGGCAGTTATAAAATTTGATGAGTTTAATAAATTTTCAACTATTGATATGGTTAAATAA
- a CDS encoding nucleotide sugar dehydrogenase, with protein MKEKNKICVIGLGYVGLPLAITFAENNYNVIGFDLNKKKIEKYLLGKDPTNEVGDERVQKCKNIEFTYNEKKIKEADFIIVAVPTPVLDNKSPDFRPLIGASTIIGRNMKKDSIIVYESTVYPGATEEVCLPILEKESNMKCGIDFKIGYSPERVNPADKVNTLTKIMKITSGIDKESSDIIAEVYGSIIEAGIHKTSSIKVAEAAKVIENSQRDINIAFINELAMIFDRIGIDTLEVLEAAGTKWNFLPYRPGLVGGHCIGVDPYYLADKANELGYHAQVILAGRRINDGMAKFVAEKTIKKLINVNIRIKGADILVMGLTFKENCPDLRNSKVNDIILELKEYGVNIHVVDPIAEKVEAKKEYGIDLENLKDIKNMDAIIVAVGHKEYRDMDIKELHKYYNEVYSKPLLIDVKSFFNKEEAEKEYDYWRL; from the coding sequence ATGAAAGAAAAGAATAAAATATGTGTTATTGGTTTGGGTTATGTGGGGTTACCACTCGCAATAACTTTTGCCGAAAATAACTATAATGTTATTGGATTTGACTTGAATAAAAAGAAAATAGAAAAATATTTATTAGGAAAAGATCCAACAAATGAAGTTGGAGATGAAAGAGTACAAAAATGTAAAAATATAGAGTTCACATATAATGAGAAAAAAATAAAAGAAGCAGATTTTATAATTGTTGCAGTACCAACTCCTGTTTTAGATAATAAATCACCTGATTTTAGACCGTTAATAGGAGCATCGACTATTATTGGAAGAAATATGAAAAAAGATTCAATAATTGTCTATGAATCAACTGTATACCCAGGGGCAACAGAAGAAGTATGTCTTCCTATTTTAGAAAAAGAATCTAATATGAAATGTGGAATAGATTTTAAAATTGGATATTCACCTGAAAGAGTTAATCCTGCTGATAAAGTGAATACACTAACAAAAATAATGAAAATAACTTCAGGAATAGATAAAGAAAGTTCAGATATAATAGCAGAAGTTTATGGTTCTATAATAGAAGCTGGGATACATAAAACAAGTTCAATAAAAGTTGCAGAAGCAGCAAAGGTGATAGAAAATTCTCAAAGAGATATAAATATAGCATTTATAAATGAGTTAGCAATGATTTTTGATAGAATAGGGATTGATACTTTAGAAGTACTAGAAGCTGCAGGAACAAAATGGAATTTTTTACCATATAGACCAGGATTAGTTGGAGGACATTGTATAGGAGTAGATCCATATTATCTTGCAGATAAAGCAAATGAATTAGGTTATCATGCACAAGTTATATTAGCTGGAAGAAGAATTAATGATGGTATGGCTAAGTTTGTGGCAGAAAAAACTATAAAAAAATTGATTAATGTTAATATAAGAATAAAGGGTGCAGATATTTTAGTAATGGGATTGACTTTTAAAGAAAATTGTCCTGATTTAAGAAACTCAAAAGTAAATGATATTATATTAGAATTAAAAGAATATGGAGTAAATATCCATGTAGTAGATCCAATTGCAGAAAAAGTAGAAGCTAAAAAAGAATATGGGATTGATTTAGAAAATCTTAAAGACATAAAAAATATGGATGCTATTATAGTAGCAGTTGGTCATAAAGAATATAGAGATATGGATATAAAAGAATTACATAAATACTATAATGAAGTTTATAGTAAACCATTACTTATAGATGTAAAATCTTTTTTTAATAAAGAAGAAGCAGAGAAAGAGTATGATTACTGGAGGCTATAA
- a CDS encoding helix-turn-helix domain-containing protein, which translates to MKKKKLEYFINNMLINKEDVLLSLRDYIEYCKETKEENWSKKKREIIIKILFNFYDRIENFDFPVTNSKNWYYEYFWNRDGISLELMHCDELILDDEGEIDSISSSNSIIIAEEKCLYLSVEEYAKVYDVKPTTVRQWIRRGKIRNAKKIGRDWLISELADKPQKGYTDVSYFINYLSNEILEKYPYLEKYERLSISKSNLENDKYEILLSSKKEKYPYERMYLNTIEREKLELMLISENEVYVDETFLIMYIPEKRNKYCIKEGEIMLENKIETYKKSVNKILKNDLKIECDNYLENENDFLIWNSNIYLKKRIFDDKGDYIDKKLLEIIGAKIIPTSIDFNDETSFYSPLDYCDSISGDMYFSYKAIGNDEGIKEETIKELEMEEEEAYEASVLYVENVEVKESKNLNVFLQAFDIVREGLPVQYCKLAIFLLEWQKESKKVKVFLENGWKIRNIDSSSVVMYKKI; encoded by the coding sequence ATGAAAAAAAAAAAATTAGAGTATTTTATAAATAATATGCTTATAAACAAAGAAGATGTATTACTGTCATTAAGAGATTACATAGAATATTGTAAAGAAACAAAAGAGGAAAATTGGTCTAAGAAAAAAAGAGAAATTATTATTAAAATTTTATTTAATTTTTATGATAGAATAGAAAATTTTGATTTTCCAGTAACAAATTCAAAAAATTGGTATTATGAATATTTTTGGAATAGAGATGGCATAAGTTTAGAACTAATGCATTGTGATGAATTAATATTGGATGATGAAGGAGAAATAGATTCCATATCTTCCTCAAATTCTATAATTATTGCAGAAGAAAAGTGTTTATATCTATCAGTAGAAGAGTATGCGAAAGTATATGATGTAAAACCAACAACAGTACGTCAATGGATTCGAAGAGGAAAAATAAGAAATGCCAAAAAAATTGGAAGAGATTGGTTGATTTCAGAACTAGCAGATAAACCACAAAAGGGATATACTGATGTAAGTTATTTTATAAACTATTTATCCAATGAGATATTAGAAAAGTACCCTTATTTAGAAAAATATGAAAGGTTGAGTATTAGTAAGAGTAATTTAGAAAATGATAAATATGAAATATTGTTATCTTCTAAAAAAGAAAAATATCCATATGAAAGAATGTATTTAAATACAATAGAAAGAGAAAAATTAGAACTGATGTTGATTTCAGAGAATGAAGTTTATGTTGATGAAACTTTTTTAATTATGTATATTCCTGAAAAAAGAAACAAATATTGTATAAAGGAAGGAGAGATTATGTTGGAAAATAAAATAGAAACATACAAAAAATCAGTAAATAAAATACTAAAAAATGATTTAAAAATAGAGTGTGATAACTATTTAGAAAATGAAAATGATTTTCTTATATGGAATTCAAATATATATTTAAAAAAAAGAATATTTGATGATAAAGGAGATTATATTGATAAAAAATTATTAGAAATAATAGGTGCTAAAATTATACCCACTAGTATAGATTTTAATGATGAAACATCATTTTATTCCCCTTTGGATTATTGTGATAGTATATCAGGGGATATGTATTTTTCATATAAAGCTATAGGAAATGATGAAGGAATAAAGGAAGAAACAATTAAAGAATTAGAAATGGAAGAAGAAGAGGCTTATGAAGCTTCTGTATTATATGTAGAAAATGTAGAAGTAAAAGAAAGTAAAAATTTAAATGTTTTTTTACAAGCATTTGATATAGTTAGAGAAGGACTTCCAGTTCAATATTGTAAGTTAGCAATATTCCTGTTGGAATGGCAAAAAGAATCTAAAAAAGTGAAAGTTTTTTTAGAAAATGGATGGAAGATAAGAAATATTGATAGTAGTTCTGTTGTTATGTATAAGAAAATTTAG